In uncultured Desulfuromonas sp., the genomic stretch TTTTGGCGAGATCTCGTCGCGCAACTCCGCTGGGACCTGTTGACGTCGCCAGCGGTTGCGCAGGGCGACAGCCACGGCGCGCTTGGCGCCGCGCTGGCCGATGATGTAACGATCCAGCTCCGAGACAATCTCCCGCGGGGTAAAATTGGTCATGACAATGTTTCCATACTGATGTTGTCGTTGGTGTAAATGCAAATCTCTGCCGCAATGGTCAGTGCCTGCTCGGCGATCTGCTCCGGCGTCATGTCGGTGTTGCGCAACAAGGCGCGTGCTGCCGCCTGGGCATATGGACCACCGGAGCCGATGGCGGCAACGCCGTCGTCGCTCTCAATAACATCGCCAACCCCGGAGATAACCAGAGTCTGGTCGCGATCGGCGACGAGCAATAACGCTTCAAGGCGGCGTAACACCCGATCGTTGCGCCAGTCTTTGGCCAGGGCTACGGCCGCGCGGGCCAGTTGGCCGCGAAACTCCTGCAGCTTGGCCTCGAACTTTTCAAACAGGGTGAATGCATCCGCTGTGCTGCCGGCAAAACCGGCGATAATCTGATCGTTGTGCATGCGTCTGATCTTGCAGGCGCCGTGTTTCATGACGGTATGCCCCAGCGTCACCTGACCGTCTCCGGCCAAGGTCACCTGGTCATCCCGGCGAACACAGACGATGGTGGTTCCTCGAAACATGTTGTTATCCTATCTGCACCCGTTTATCTCACTGAAATAAACCGTGTGCTAACCGCCCAAAGTCAGGCGTTTTGTTGTCACCAGGGAAAGATTTCACTTATACCATTTGCTCCCCTGATGAGGCAAAAAGAAAAAACAGCCGCCACTACTGGGAGGGAGGCTGTTTCTCTATCTGTAAACCTGTTGTGCTCACTGGCATCAGGTCAGGGGCGGGGTGAAAACCACCAGCAGTTCTACCGGTTGATCACCGATGTTTTTTAAGCCACGCATGGTCGCGGCTTCGATGACCAGACAGGTGCCGGTGCCAAGCTCGCATTTTTCGTCATCCAAGGTGCACTCGACCTCTCCCGACAGAATGTAGATGGTTTCGGTGTGCTCCTGCCGGTGCGGGGTGATCTCCCCGCCGGGTTCAATCCGACCGCGGTGCAGTGACAAATGCGGTGTGTGCTCTTTCGTCACCACGTCACGAACGAAGAACAACGGATGATCAGCGAGATCGTATTCGTCCTGTTCTGCTGTGCGGATGATGGTTGCCGCCATGTTTTACTCCATAAAGGTTAAAGGGCTTCGCCGAGAATCCCGGCAGCGGCTTCCAAAGCGTTGTTGAGTTGCTCCGGTTGTGATCCTCCGGCCTGGGCCATGTCGGGACGCCCGCCACCGCGACCACCGACCATCTCAGCCAGCGGCTTGATCAGATTGCCCGCTTTGAGTTTGTCGGTAAGGTCCTTGGTGACACTGACCAGCAGGGCCACCTTGCCGTCGTTGACGCCACCGAGAACGATCACTCCGGATTGCAGTTGATCCCGCAATTTGTCGGCCTGCTCACGCAGTTGCTTGCCATCGAGGTTGTCGATGCGCACGGCGAGCAATTTGACGTCGTTGATCGTTTGCACTTGATCCATCAGGCTGCCGGCACGATCCGCGCTGAGGCGGTCTTCCAGGGTGGACACCTGACGTTCCAGTTCTTTCTGATGTTCCATCAGTTTCTTCAGGCGCGTGGCGAGTTGGCTGGGATCGCTCTTAACCAACGCAGCCAGATCACCGATCATCTGTTCCTGTTCGCGCACGGTACTCAGAGCACCTGAGCCGGTGACGGCTTCAATACGACGCACCCCGGCAGCAATACCCGCTTCCTGAACGATTTTAAACAGGCCGATGTTGCCGGTGGCACCGACATGGGTACCGCCGCACAGTTCCATGCTGAAGTCGCCCATGCGCACGACGCGCACGCTGTCTCCGTATTTTTCACCGAACAGGGCGGTGGCCCCGGCTTTAACCGCGTCATCGGTATTCATCACGTCGGTCATGACACCGGCGTTTTCACGGATGCGCTGGTTGACCTTCTCCTCGACCTGCTGAATCTCCTCAGGTGTCATGGCGGAGAAGTGGATAAAGTCGAAACGCAACCGATCCGGAGTGACTTGGGAACCGGCCTGCTTAACGTGGTCGCCGAGCACCTCGCAGAGTACCGCCTGGAGAATATGGGTGGCGCTGTGGTTGAGGGCGCAGGCGGTACGTTGTTCCACATCGACATGCAGTTCAGCGGCCTGGCCGACCTTCAGGGTGCCTTCATCCATGGTGGCAACATGCACGTGCAGATTCGGCAACGGCTTGAGTGTTTCGCTGATGGTGGCTTTGCCCCCTTCAGCGGTCAGGGTGCCGCTGTCGCCGCTCTGACCACCGGATTCGCCGTAAAACGGGGTGATCGAAGTGATGATCTCAACGGTTTCACCGGCTGAAACCGATTCCACCTGCTGGCCGTCTTTGAGCAACGCCAGCACCGTACCGAAATCATCACATTTGTCATAGCCGGTAAACTCACAACTCATGCCCTGTTCAGCCAGTTGTTTGTACACCGCACCGATTCCTTCTTCGCCGGAACCCTTCCAGTTTTCGCGAGCCTTCTGACGCTGCTGTTCCATGCAGGTTTCAAAACCGGCTTCGTCGAGGGTGAAGTTCTGACCTTCAACGATATCGGCGGTCAGATCGACCGGGAAGCCGAAGGTGTCGTAAAGCCGGAACACGGTGTCACCGGGAATAACGGTTTGCCCTTTGGCCTTGAGAGTGTCGATCTCCTCATTGAGGATGCGCAGGCCGTTGCCGAGGGTCTGGATGAAGCGTTCCTCTTCGTTTTTGACCACTTTGGCGACATAGTCGAGACGCTCTTCCAGTTCGGGGTAGGCGTCTTTCATCGATTCCATGACGAACGTGGCGGTTTTAAACAGCACCGGTTCGTCGAAACCGAGCATCTTAGCGTGACGTGCAGCGCGACGCATGATGCGGCGCAACACATAGCCGCGGCCTTCGTTGCTGGGTAGCACGCCGTCAGCGATTAAGAAGGCGGTGGCGCGACTGTGGTCGGCGATGACACGCATGGAGACATCAGCGTCCTCGTTGTCACCATAGGTTTTTCCAGCCAGTTGCTCAATGTGGGCAATGATGGCGCGCAGTGAGTCGGTGTCGTAGTTGCTTTTGACGCCCTGGACCACGGCGGTGATCCGCTCCAGACCCATGCCGGTATCGATAGACGGTTTGGGCAACGGACTCAGGGTGCCGTCGGCACTGCGTTCGTACTGCATGAACACCAGATTCCACAGTTCGAGGAAGCGGTCACAGTCGCACACGCCGAGGGCACAGTCGGGTCCACAGGTCATCTCTTCCCCTTGGTCGATGTGGATTTCGCTGCAGGGGCCGCAGGGGCCGGTGTCGCCCATGGCCCAGAAGTTGTCTTTTTCACCCAGGCGCAGGATACGTTCTTCACGCACGCCGATTTCGTCGCGCCAGATATTGAAGGCTTCATCGTCATCTTCGAACACCGACACCCACAAATCCTCGACGGGAAGTTTCATCTCTTTGGTGAGAAATTCCCAGC encodes the following:
- the hslV gene encoding ATP-dependent protease subunit HslV — protein: MFRGTTIVCVRRDDQVTLAGDGQVTLGHTVMKHGACKIRRMHNDQIIAGFAGSTADAFTLFEKFEAKLQEFRGQLARAAVALAKDWRNDRVLRRLEALLLVADRDQTLVISGVGDVIESDDGVAAIGSGGPYAQAAARALLRNTDMTPEQIAEQALTIAAEICIYTNDNISMETLS
- a CDS encoding cupin domain-containing protein yields the protein MAATIIRTAEQDEYDLADHPLFFVRDVVTKEHTPHLSLHRGRIEPGGEITPHRQEHTETIYILSGEVECTLDDEKCELGTGTCLVIEAATMRGLKNIGDQPVELLVVFTPPLT
- the alaS gene encoding alanine--tRNA ligase; translation: MLTANEIRARFIQYFEKHGHRAVPSSSLIPHNDPTLLFTNAGMNQFKDLFLGAETRDYKRATSAQKCVRAGGKHNDLENVGRTARHHTFFEMLGNFSFGDYFKQDAIRFGWEFLTKEMKLPVEDLWVSVFEDDDEAFNIWRDEIGVREERILRLGEKDNFWAMGDTGPCGPCSEIHIDQGEEMTCGPDCALGVCDCDRFLELWNLVFMQYERSADGTLSPLPKPSIDTGMGLERITAVVQGVKSNYDTDSLRAIIAHIEQLAGKTYGDNEDADVSMRVIADHSRATAFLIADGVLPSNEGRGYVLRRIMRRAARHAKMLGFDEPVLFKTATFVMESMKDAYPELEERLDYVAKVVKNEEERFIQTLGNGLRILNEEIDTLKAKGQTVIPGDTVFRLYDTFGFPVDLTADIVEGQNFTLDEAGFETCMEQQRQKARENWKGSGEEGIGAVYKQLAEQGMSCEFTGYDKCDDFGTVLALLKDGQQVESVSAGETVEIITSITPFYGESGGQSGDSGTLTAEGGKATISETLKPLPNLHVHVATMDEGTLKVGQAAELHVDVEQRTACALNHSATHILQAVLCEVLGDHVKQAGSQVTPDRLRFDFIHFSAMTPEEIQQVEEKVNQRIRENAGVMTDVMNTDDAVKAGATALFGEKYGDSVRVVRMGDFSMELCGGTHVGATGNIGLFKIVQEAGIAAGVRRIEAVTGSGALSTVREQEQMIGDLAALVKSDPSQLATRLKKLMEHQKELERQVSTLEDRLSADRAGSLMDQVQTINDVKLLAVRIDNLDGKQLREQADKLRDQLQSGVIVLGGVNDGKVALLVSVTKDLTDKLKAGNLIKPLAEMVGGRGGGRPDMAQAGGSQPEQLNNALEAAAGILGEAL